The following are encoded in a window of Magnolia sinica isolate HGM2019 chromosome 11, MsV1, whole genome shotgun sequence genomic DNA:
- the LOC131219161 gene encoding small ribosomal subunit protein uS9-like, which produces MAAAVESVQCFGRKKTAVAVTHCKRGRGLIKINGCPIELVEPEILRYKAYEPILLLGRQRFAGVDMRIRVRGGGHTSQIYAIRQSIAKALVAYYQKYVDELSKKEIKDILVRYDRTLLVADPRRCEPKKFGGRGARARFQKSYR; this is translated from the coding sequence atggcCGCTGCCGTGGAATCGGTCCAGTGCTTCGGGCGCAAGAAAACGGCTGTGGCGGTGACCCACTGCAAGCGCGGGAGGGGCTTGATCAAGATTAACGGCTGCCCGATCGAGCTAGTGGAGCCCGAGATCCTCCGCTACAAGGCCTACGAGCCCATCCTCCTCCTCGGAAGGCAGCGGTTCGCGGGCGTCGACATGAGGATCCGTGTTAGGGGCGGTGGCCACACCTCGCAGATCTACGCAATCCGTCAGAGCATAGCCAAGGCTCTCGTTGCCTACTACCAGAAGTACGTCGACGAGCTGTCCAAGAAGGAGATCAAGGACATCCTTGTCAGGTACGACCGCACTCTACTTGTCGCTGACCCACGCCGCTGCGAACCTAAGAAATTCGGAGGACGTGGCGCCCGTGCTCGGTTCCAGAAATCCTACCGTTAG